Within the Dialister hominis genome, the region CCGGGCATTGTAGCCGATGTATCCGCTATCATGGCTCAAGAAAACATCAATATTTCAACTATGCGCCTTTTCCGCAAGGGAAAGGGAACGGAAGCTGTCATGATCATCCATACGGACCAGTATGTACCAAAAGAGCTGGCCGCACGTATCGAAAAGGCAAATCCGAATATATCCTGCGCAATGACGCTTGAAATTATATAGAGGAGGTTATTGTGTATACTTATCATTCTCTGAAAGAATTGTTTGATTTGGCAGATAAAGCGGAATGCTCCCCGGGCATCATTGCCTGCCGGGCAGAAGCAGAAGAGAGCGGAAAAAGCTGTGAGGAAGTCTGGAACCGCATGAAAAAGACGATTCCTGTATTCAGGAATGCAATTCGTCAGGGACTGTCTGATACAGGAAAATCGGCAAGCGGCCTCGTCGGAGGAGATGCAAGCCGTCTCTATCACGGGAAGATGCGTTTCTTAAGCCCCATCTGCCAGAGGGCTGCTTCTTATGCGCTGGCAACCGCGGAATCGAATGCGAAGATGCACAGGGTCGTTGCCTGCCCGACAGCAGGTGCCTGCGGCATACTTCCGGCTGTCATTGCTGCAGTTTCCGAAGAAGAAAACTCCGGTGAGGAAGATATTACAAGAGCTCTCTTTACGGCAGGTGCCGTAGGAAGAATCGTTGCCGAGAAAGCATCGATTGCCGGCGCTGTCGGC harbors:
- the sdaAA gene encoding L-serine ammonia-lyase, iron-sulfur-dependent, subunit alpha, whose protein sequence is MYTYHSLKELFDLADKAECSPGIIACRAEAEESGKSCEEVWNRMKKTIPVFRNAIRQGLSDTGKSASGLVGGDASRLYHGKMRFLSPICQRAASYALATAESNAKMHRVVACPTAGACGILPAVIAAVSEEENSGEEDITRALFTAGAVGRIVAEKASIAGAVGGCQAECGTACGMAAAAAVDLIGGTTEEMGHAFALAVKNILGLVCDPVGGLVEVPCVKRNAFHAVHALTSVEMVMSGIRSVIPPDEVIEALNDVGRRLPVELRETSLAGLAMTATGRRINKRLEECARKV